The Podarcis muralis chromosome Z, rPodMur119.hap1.1, whole genome shotgun sequence DNA segment TTCAGGCAGTGAAAATTTGCTCAACTTCTTAAAAATATGGACTGCATTACATTTTCTAGAATTCCTGGATTCCAGGCTACAGTGTATACCAAACGCCTGGGTACTACTTCTCCACTGCAAATCCTTGTTGGGAGGATGTGATTTGAAATGAAAGAACAGGCAGATATCAGGATGGTGTCTGATTTCTTCCAATTCTTTTCTTCATTATATTTCTTATGGATTCTCTTTCCTGGCCCTTTTCTTAGCTTGGGAACCTGAAGAGGTTAGACTACTTCAAAATGAGATTCTTCACTATGGTCGGAAAGGGCATTCATTCAGTGGTCTAACTTCCATTAGCAATTCTCTCAGTAGCCATCAGTGGTGTTGGCCTGTAGCTTAAAAGCAGACCTTCCTTTGAGAACAGTGGGGGCTAATGGTGATGTGGCCAGAGAGGAATGATATCTAAAATGGCTGGATTTCTGCTTACAGAGgtgcccctccccctccatcaAATCTTTCTTTTCCCATGATCCTAGGATTTGGTTGGATTGTGCTGACACAGTCCTGGATTGCCCTAGGTATGGCTGAGTCCACCCAGAGCAGGATGGGACCATCAGAAGAGGAGGCAGTCTGGCAGTAAAAGGAAGGTGACAAAGACACACAGACGCCCTATGTGcatctccttctccctcctgatTAAACATGTAGTGGGAGACATCCAGGTCAGGTTGGACTCAGATCTCCCAAAGCTGGATCGGGGCCACTGTGAAGTGCCAGATCAGATGGGGGGCATGTATGCCCAACCCTGGGTCCCTGGTTGTACCATCTTGGACTGCAAGAAATAGATTgaaagtcgtgtgtgtgtgtgaaaatgaaaAAGAGACGAGAGTTCCAACTTAGTTTTCTCTCTGATATGCTAATTTCCTAggttatgattttttaaaaaatgtttctccaATAGGGAATATTTAGCCAAGTAATCCGATTCCTGCTGTCTAAATTTGTATCATCCAGGAACAGTTGTATTATTTCATTTGCCATTTGCATGAACTAACCTTGAGTATAATCAGAATCCATCAACCTAGTCTCACCAAGAACATATTACTGAGTCTTTGCCACTATCCTGTCTGCATTCTTTGCTGTTGCTGATGgcacatgtgtatgtgtgtgctagTTATGGGAATGAAAGACATTTACACCAGGCATTTAAAGCTCTAGGATACCATTTAAACAGACAtggtcccgtcccgtccccccccccccccgagattctGGGTGCTGTTTTTTAATTGTGCTGAGagttgtgtcctctttttccaggacacatcctctttttcaagaTTAAAACTTCTGTctagtcagatttttaaaattgggcaattgtgttgttgttgtttttactttgtttgtttgtttacagtaaCCCAAGAAAAAAATTCCAGTGCATCAGACTCAGATCTAAGCCACCCAGCTAAGCTGGTCTGCAGCAGAGAATCACAACAGAGCAGCATCTTAAACTAGATACATCCTATATAAATCCCTTCTCTTGTGGATAAACTTAAAGGATGCTGGCTCAGCTACAAGATCTTCATGAAGGAGTCTGGAAGGGCAAGAGTTAACACCCCCCTTCCCTTAAGGATAGTCCATATGTACATGTTAAACAATTTAATAAattgttctgtgcacacttacGTTCTGTGCACACTTATGTGAACATGAGCCCAAATACTTTCATGTGGCAAGCGAAGGagcaatatgtattattattattttgccgtTGAAAGTTAAAAGCATTGCTactagcaatatatcacagcttctatagccaacatatagtaggggtatttaaaatgacagTCATCAAAGTGATCCATTGTTAagagtagaagtcggcaaatgtgtcctcttttttgctcttcaaaatatggcagccctagaaggCCCCCATTcgtctcagagagctacaattcccagagtttcctgtgaagagAGGTTGATTCTTAGACAACTCTAataattgtaggtctgtgagcgGGGAGGTTGGGTGGGATaaaggtctcttaacaactctcagcacacttaacaaactacagctcccaaaatttGGTGAGGAAGCCATGCCTATTTTAAAGTGgaaccatagtgctttaaatggatgtagTTGAACAGTGTATTATCAAACAACAATTTTTTGTCACTATCCTGCCTGCATTGTTAGCTGTTGCTGATGTGGTTTGCATGATAGTGTGGGTGGTAGCGGTGGGAATAACTTATACCAGAGCATATTTGAAGAAAAAGTATTTTCTAACCCAAAAGAAGAAACCAAATATAGCCCCTTCTTCAAATGTCCTGCTCAACTTTATTCTGCATTTTCAGTTGATTCATAGAAGTCTCATTGCCTTCAACATGCTTACACTGCAGCAAGCTATGTGAAGCTTTAAACTAGCCCTGAGATTATTAGTATTTCTTTTTTTCAGGAGTGAAAATAAATAGACCAATGCCTCttgcaaaaataaatgtttaCTTGAAACACTCTCTATGTAAAATTGGATTGCTCTCATAAGACAGCAACAGTAATAAATGCAGAAAGGAGAAATATAGAAAACTGACTCACCCAATGCCTTATATATAAAACCATTCTCTACCTGTTTTTCTCAAGCTATTTAAGTGAGAAATATGTTTTGTTAAACCCAAGGACAGAATCACTTATCAGATGCTTTCAGAAGTCCTCAAACAAGGAGCTCACTCAAGGTCAGATGCCATTCCAGTTTAGTACTCCAACTTCTGCTAATGGGGTACTATTTTCCTTCTTGAAGTCAATATGGGTTTGGAGGACTGTTTCCCCAACCAGCTCTTCCATTATTAAAGTCAATCTAATGGGCTGCAAATGGGGAGGGTCTTCTGGACTCCAAATGCAAAGAAGAAGATATGTTCAAGAGAGTGTTTATGTAGATGTCGCGTTAAGCCATGAGAAGATCACTTGATAAATCAGACTCTCTCACGAGGCCTGTGTTTTGTGCCCTAACATAAGGCTACTTCCTGTTGGCACCACTCCAATTAAAACAGCTTTGACTGCCAGCATTTATAATCAAAAAAATCTCGTGGCTTAAGATTGTTCCCAGTTGGTAGATAAGATATAATCAGTAACtgcaaaagcttgaaaattccATCCAGCGGGGTCCAGTTCCCTACCCGCATGATAATAAAAGGATTATTATGTCCGGTAACCTATTTATGAAAAGGAAACAGTGGACTCCTTTCAGAAGCCATCAATTGCTTTAATAAGGAATTGAAAGGCTTGCCCTACTTTATATGCTGAGCACCATTCCAGTTGCATAAGGATTTACAATGGACCAAAAACAAAACTGGTTTTGTTGTAAATAAGAGCAATTTGTTGGGAAGAAGAAGGTTTGGGGGGACTTCCATAATTATGTTTGCACCTAAGAAGGAGGCAAATATGATTTAGAGCCTAATAAGGAATTATCAAGCTTTGGTTAGTTGCATGAGGTTCTGTGTTCTAAGGAAATGAATAGGTGTTTGAAGCAGCCAGGAAAAAAGATTAAACTGAAGACACAAACCAAAGCATAGATGTGGAGAAGAAGGACTGATattaggcttaaaaaaaaaaaatggcccaAATAAAattcatattatttttttttctgcAAATATGTTTGCAAAATGTTGGAGTTAGTTATCCCAACTTGTTTTTTAACCAGCTAGAAACAATGAGCTGACAGGATGAAAATAAGAAATCCTATAGAAAATAGAGTTCATGCTTATGTAAAGATAGAGGAGAGTAAAAGGAAGATATGAGTGGTAAGATGTTTGCCCTTGATAGAGAACAGCAAGCCTGAAACATGTAGGAACAAATTTCTATCATGCATGAGGATGCTCTCCTCCTGGCTTTTCTTTGcttgttttgcattttgtgtaGGTTTTGCAGGAGCCGCCTTGGAAGATTGAGAGATGGAGGTACGAGTGTgccagaaaaaggagagagagtgtCTGTGTTCCCAGGCTGTGTTCagtccttccccctcttcctcctagGCAGTGCTTAATGGAGATGTGCTGGGCTCAGGAAGTCACAGCATCTGACTGGGGAACTTTTCCACTGGTGCAGAGGTGAAGAACATTTTTGGCTCCACCACTGGCCAaatctgacaggtgggcaggactgCAGGGACTACAGGGACATGGAAGCAAGGGGAATGTGGCAACCAGGTTGCACACTGAACAGTACACAAGGAAAGGTGGAGAGTAGTGTTAAGGGATGGAAGACAAAGGTTTGGGACTTACAGTAAGTGCTGATCCCTGGGTCCCCATGTACTAGTATTATTGCCCTTACAATAGAAAGCAGCATCACTGGGCTGCAGCTGTGGACAGGTGTATCTTATCAATTttggttcctcatttttccaatatcaaattcagttctccacatttctgcagcagttcatgACTGCCCctgctcatgaaaatttgtcagcattttagtgcgaatTGCTATGTAAAAACATATAATTTGCCCAACACAGAAaacttttgcaaagcagttttctctaatataatgcatttctgtgcacattacttgattggagaactgcattgcagaattcagtgATCTGTGAATTTTGAGGGATGGCtgagtttcagttcatgtatCATTTCAGAAAGTTGAGAATTATGTAggttcaccttcaaatgtgaactgaatttctgTCCCTCCTTGGTTGCAGGGCATGCTGAAAAGCATGCTTCCAGTGAGACACTTCACCATATCTGTTTGCTCAGGGACCTAACTTGCATATATCATTGTATATCCTCATTCTATGCGAATCTGTATCATGGGCAAATCTGCAGCAAATATACACAAGGGACCAGAACAAGACTGGTTTTGTTGTAAATAAGAGCAAGTcattgggaaggagaagggggagaaataagTCTTTTAAAAACCTAGCAACACTCTTGGAGGAGGGCAGGCCTGCTTCCTGTTCTCAGCAGTGACTGTGGCACCACAGCCAATTTTTCAGGTGCTAGAGGTGATGGGCATCTGGATTTCCACATCCCTACCAACAGAACCCTTTGATGCTATTGGGAGAATTAAGCAAATGTGTGACTCTCTCTTACGGGAATCAACAAAATGTAATAGATGCTGACATTTGGGTTGTAGCACACACCCCAGTTACATATGCCATACAAAGGAACAAGAGCCACCAACTGCTACTCAGGCAGCAACACCAGCAAGGGAAGATCAACCTGGCGTAGGACTGGATGCTCTCCTCTAGCTCAATGATGTGTTATGTCGCTGGGAAACTGATTGCCCTCCTCTAGCTTTTCCATCCGCTGTCCTTTCCTTGTGGGTCTGTCTTTATACGTTGCAAGGCTGATGGCAGGGATAATAGCAGTATGTTACTATTGAGTTGTAGAATTACGAATGTATTccctcagtgcaaggatttctgcttgcagaaTGGaactttccccttccctccccgtGCACATCCTAAATCTgctctatgcccccccccccaaacatccaGAGCATATATGGAAAGGCATAGGGTATGTGTGAGGAGAGGAGTGGGTGGGGAGGACTGTTGCGCCAGCTGacacctatatctatctatagcTGTATCTGAACCCTCACCATGAGAAGCAAAAGTTAGCAGTTGGGAAGCTGCGTTGCTGAGCATCTCCTttccctgcagaaggtcccaggttcaatccccagcatctccttgGAAGGCTGTGAATGCCCCCTGTCAGAAAGCCCGGAGAGCTGACCAGTGTAGATAGTACTgaggcagatggaccaatggtctgactccttGTGAGGCAGCTTAGTATGTTCTGAAGAGTTTGGTCATTTCTTCTGTCCAATTAACAGCACAAGTCTTGCCAAGGCAACACCAAAGTAaagcccattgagttcaatgaggcttagttCTAGATAATTTGGTATAGGTGGGAAAGTGAGACAGGGGGACCCAAGTTCTCCAAACAGCACACAGCAGCATGCCAGTACTGGGAGAATCTATGTGTTTTTCATGCATTTCTAACTGGAGCAATTGGTGTAGGCTTTCAGAGGTGTGTGTGGAGAATGGGAAGGTTTTGGATACAAGGATCCCTGATCCAGCCCTTGAGAAAAGGGATTACCCCTTTTGCCTCTACTATCCTGCAGTGGTGAGGAGAGAGGCCTGCTGAGGTAAGATCTCTTGTCTCTGTAAGCAGACCTCTCACCCTCTCACTTTCCCTTCAAAGAAATCAACCCAGAACATCCTTATGGGAGGTTGGTGTTCAACTAAATTCTCCTTAGGGAATTTAGTGGGCCACAGTTAGGCATgcacattgagttcaatgggcctgCTCTGAGTAAGACCAACATTGGATGCAGACCTACTGACCCCTGGTATACCCTCCCAGGAATACAGAATTGCTGCCTTGGATATATGTTAATTCCTTCTCATTTTTCTGATGTGTATGGATGACAGGGTGTGCGTATTTAGATTCAGTAAAATCTAACACAAAGGAATTAGACCCAGGACACTCCGTAGGTTTTCTGCAGGGAAAGGGATTTTAATCCAGTTCTACTCCAGACGCTGAAAATCCTCTGCAAGGTTGTCCAAGATTAAACAAGCACTTTCCTTATTCAGGGTGATATATGGAAATACCTACTGGTAGACATGCTtagcataaataaaatattatgcctggaaagaaaaggggggatgaAGATGCCCCTCCCCCGCAGTTTAAATTTTATCCTCCAGCATGAGTAAGGTAAACTCCTGTCATTAAACGTATAAAAATATCTAATTTTactgcagaaaaaaatatttacaggTAGAGAGTAATGTCTCTTAATTAGGCAAATaacctggggagggggaaaatgaaaaCACTGAACACTACAATGGTGTTAGGAGCTGCAGTGTAGCAAAGATGGGATATTGGTTGAATAGGGTCCTTATCATGTTAAATGTCTTTTTATTAATGAACTATCACTCCCAACTGGGGCAGCAGAGTGCCCCAACCCACTGGTAATTTTTTAGCTGACTGCAATCTTCCAGGTAAAAAATAACAAACCTgacatggggaggggagaagatgtTGATGGGGGCTGGGAAAGAGTGAAACTTACACAATTTACAATTcagtctatttttaaaaaagcctttgaACTAGAATCACTTAACAAAGACGGGCTGATTTTTGCTGTCAGTGAAACAGCAGCCCCTTTCAGCTGAATGCAGCCGACACGTAAGAGATCTATTTTTTacatttccttctttttaaaataatttcaaaaagaaaaaattacACAACACATTAAAATAGATTCAGGTTTCTCAAAGCTAAGCGCAACACTTAAGTAATAAGGTACTTAAAGTGCAAAGGCACTTTAATgccaaaaagggaaaggaaaaaagaagtgaCGCCCTGTGGCTGCACTTGGTAATTGAAAGAGCTGTACTGAcaatattatttacaaaaaaaggggggggggagagaagaaacggTCTAAGTCTGGGGAGGAGAGAATTTTTGGAGAATATCTATTCCCTTTCAAGtgtatgggaggggggaaacttcCCCCCAGCATCCTTTCACTGTCctatgtccccacccccaccccggaaaGAAATGTAGGCAAAACTGCTCCAGTAAAAACATTAAGGTTCAGCCTCAGTTCCCAAAGGGCTGAGGGATGGGATGTGGAGAAATCCAAGCAATAACTTAAAAGGGACatagcagaaaaagaaaagcacccaTCATAGCCCTGGCGTTGTAGAAGGGTTGTTTGAGAATTTAAAATGTGGAAACTCTTGAGGATTTGACACATTGCCTTGGTCTGTCAAGTTCGGAATTGGGTTAgtgtttccttctttctttctttcatttgtttctttctctttttttaaaaaaggcttcttCCCCCAGCAAATGAATCCTcagcccagccttccccaaccctggCTCCACTTCACAGCTGACTTATGGCAGTTTGTTTTTCCAGAACTTCGAGGTAGTCTGGTTCAGTCTGTAGTTTCTCTTGCAATAAAGGAAGTTCAGGTTTGGATTGCTCTGAAAAATATTTCCGGGGAGTCCCGTACAAAACTGTTTTATTTATCCTGTCCTGGTTTTGTCGCCTTGACTCATAGGAAGGTGTGAACTGTCTTTTGGGGAGGGTGCAAAAGTTATAATGGACCAGGCTTCCACTCGGCAGCTCCTTGACCCTCTCCACTATGTTTTGATATAGCAGCTCCGGTTCCCTTGAAAAGCCCTGTTTCTCCAGCATTTCTGCTGCAGTGATTGTAAATGCTAGGCTGGCAGAGTCTTCTTTCTTAGGCTCGAGATTACTGTAGCTGTACTCATGGAGATTCCTATAGTAAGCCACCGGGTCTCCTTCTTTCTGCATGTAGATGGGGTTCTGGCACATCTGGCCGACAGGAGGTGGGATATAATTATACACATGCCCTTCTGCTTTATCGTGCGCCTCGCTATTGTAGCACCCATACTGCAACTGGAAGGAGCTTACGTCAAGATTGTTGGCACTGCTGGGAACGCTTGGCATACTCTTGCGACGTTTGAGAACAAAGACAAACAGACCAGCCCCGAAACAGACAGACAAAATAAACACGACCAGAAGGCCCAAAATTAAGACAGAAAGAGGGACTTCAGTACGTATTTCTGGATAGGAGCTGGGAAAAATACTGAAGGCCTGTGGTATGTCTGTGTTCAGATTTGGCAACAGAAAAGAAGAATCTAACAGATTGGGGTTCTCAGGGCAGATGGCCTCCTTGCTCAAGGTCTTGAGATGTGCTCCAGCATGCTTGGTTGGAGAGTCACAGATGACTTCATTAATAACAACGGGGGTCCCCAGCTGCTGGTTGTTTTGCTCTGTGACTCTTTCAATCCAGTTCCTCAGCCCCATGATGTCGCAAGTACAATCCCAAGGGTTTTCTTGGAGGTCAATCTGAATCAGAGCTGAAAGCTGGTCAAGGACCCCTCGCACTGGCAAGTATGAGAAATGGTTGTTCCTCAGGTTGAGTCTGGTCAGGGTTGTGCCCCCAAACACATTGTCAGGCAGGGATCTCAGCAGATTGTTGTTCAGAAATAACAGGTGAAGGTTCCCCAGGGCATCAAAGGTACGTGGCAGGATATCCTTGATAACGTTATACTCTAAATAGAGGTACTGCAGGCTATACAGCCCTTCAAACATGGAAGGGTACAGGATCTCAAGGTAATTACCATTGAGATAGAGTCGGCGTAAACTGGTGAGGTTAGAGAAGGCACCTTCTTGAATCACTGCAATCCTGTTGTTTCCCAAATGCAACAAATCCAGTGAGCTGTATTCCAAGAGATCTGTTTTGTAGACAGTTTGTAAGTAATTACTTGTGAGATAGAGTTTCTTTGGACTGCTGGGCCTTGGGTGGAGATCAGAGATGTTGCCAATTTTTTTCTCTTGGCAGTTGACATTCAACCCACTGTCAGAGCTTTGAGAAGTGCAGACGCAGCCATTTGGGCAAGTGAGTGGCACAGGGGACTTGGTCTGGTAAACCATGATAGGCCCAAAGATCTGCCTGTCTTTAGACACTGTGACCCGTGGAGTTGGGCGATTCCTTGTTTTGGGTGGGCGACTGGATTTTGGGGCTCTGGTGGCACCAACGGCAGAATTAGTGGTTGGGGGAAATCTCTGGGCGTGTGTGTCAGAGTGGGAGGAATGCTTCTCCTTCTGGTTGGAGTCACCTGCACTTTTTCGTGGGCAAAGATCCTGCCTTGTGAGTTGGGTGACATCTTTGCCATGCAACCGGAACGGGGTCTCGCAGACTATCTCCCCTACAAAGACAGTGATGGTGTCCAGCCAAGCCTTGAGAGGCAGGAGGTCACAGGTACAGTTCCATGGATTCTCCTCCAGCTGGATTTCCATGATGCCTCCAATGTGTTCCAGGACTCCAGCAAATGGCATCATCTTCAGCCTGTTCCCTCTGAGGTCCAAATGGGTTAGCAGGACAAAACGGAAAACGTTGCTGGGCAGTGACAATAAGAGGTTGTCATTCAAGATCAAGACTTTCAGTTTGTTGAGCTTGCTGAAAGCCCCGGCCTCGATGGCGCTGATGTAGTTGTAGTCAGCCTGAAGGTACTCCAGGCTCTCCAAGCCTAGGAAAGTGTCCTCTTGTAGGGTttccagcttgttgttgttgaggtGTAGCCTCTTAAGGGTCCGAAGGCCTACAAAGGCCCCAGCTCGGATCTCCTGCATGTCGTTGTTGCCCAGGTGCAGGGTCACCGCGTTGGAGTAGTTGACAAACTCATTTGGGTAGAGGCGAGTGAAGGCATTGCCATTGAGGAAGAGCTGGCAGATCTTGGATGGTGGCGGCACGAGGAGGCTGACGGTCGTAAATCCCTTGTTTTCGCAATTAATGTTCAGCACGTTCTCCTTCTCCTCGCAAGGGCAGCGGCTCTTGCTGCAAATGTCTTTGGCAGGCTTGCGGCTCTCTGTCGGCCAGATCCCAGCCACTGTGAAGACACTGAGCAGCCAAGCACCCTTCAGCATCTTTATGCTCCGTCCAGCCCAGCTTCTGCGCGGACAGGCAAACCTGGAGGGAAGTGTGGAGGGAGGAAATCAGAACCCtggttaaacaacaacaacactggcaATGGCCAGCTGGCAAGGTAGAAAATTCAACAGCTCTGTGTGCTAAACTTGGCATGCATTTCAGGGCCTCCTTTCAACAAGAGGGCCCCTGCCACCTTTCACGTGTCCCCTGCCATCTTATTGGTTCTTGACTCCCATCACCTTGATTCCACAGGCTTACAGTCTGTTCCCTCTATTATTTGGTCTTCTTTACCAAACTTTCCTGTTCTCTGCCAGCTCTGCCCACCACCCCTGAACTCCTGGGAAGGGGATCAGAAAGATGTGGGAAGCATTAGCTTGCTAACAGCCCCATGCCCTACTTAACTCTAGCATCCCTGCTCTCCACCCTCCATCAGCCAGGTTGTATTATTATAGCAATACTTCCTGACCTGACAGTTCTCTGGAGTTCCTTTCTGcttttcctctttcaccctccccTGAAAATCCATgcactccccacccctcccttgcCACTTTTGTCCAAGGCAGGAGCTGCGCTCATCCCCCACAGCTTTACCCAGCTAGCCCTGCCTGCTTCTTTCCGCCTCCCACATTTTCACAGCAATCAAAAGCTCTCAGTGCTGTGGAGTAGACTCTCAGCCCCATAATTTCCATCCCGATCACTCGCTACCAATCCCATCAACTCATCAAGAGCTGTAACCAACGCCTTGGTTGGGTCCTGTCATCTTCCAGAAGAGCAGGAAAAAATTAatcagagaaaaagaaatattgcctctttctttctttcaatctGTCTGTCTCACTCttctttcctccttcttcttctttgtatatAATTCAATTACTTCCTAGTTTACCCAATAGGAAGGCTGAAGGAGGTACGTGACTGTAATGGAATTGATGTTCCCCCcacaaacactttaaaaaatgttctatgaACCTTGCAGACCCAGGAACCTTTTGTTCTTAACTCTCTCCCTCCAAAATTTCAATAGGATTTCAGCACAGCCTTAAATTACCTGACATAGATGGTTATTGGgggtgggaactgaagtccacTCCACTTCTCTCACCACATGTTTGATGACTGTAGACCTTGCTGCTGTAAACCTTTTGACCTTCTTTGCTCTCTTCACTCAATCTTTTCTAAAACCTATtccagcattattatttttgcacCTCTAGTTCAGGGAAGGGAAAATCCAAAGGAAGCATCATATCCTCTTCCACctcttcaataaataaatactgtaattGTTTAAAGAAAATCAGACATCTGAGAATCCCGACAAAATCTAAGCATTTGAGAACTCTGCACCCCTaaactctcctctccccccccccactttctgtacAATTGAAGCATCCTCACACCATGGGGGAAGGAGAAAGCTGAAGAGACCAAAGTCAGCTTCAGACACCCAAAACtgaactctccccctccccgtgCCTCTCCCCTCCAAAATCATTTGTCCTCCTGAACTCTCCAGTGCCCTGCGCTTCCTTTGAACCACTGCCTGGCTCCTCTTCCGCAGAGAAAACAGGGGTTGTGGGGAGATCAAATACGACTCGAGACCCCTTCTAGCTCTCCACCGCCCCACATCTCCCTCAGATCCCTTGTCCTTCTCCACTTATGTTGGTTTTCGCAAGGTCAGGAATACTACAGAAACAATACAtcgccacccccaaaaaaacccctcgtCTAAAAAACCCCCTCTAGCAGCTTCGGGTGAAAAGAGCCGAGGCGGaagcgggttggggggggggggcgttgaagGAGGCAGGCATgctggcgccagagccaagggcTGCGGTACTCACTCATCAGGAGGAGCGGAGCCTGCCCTCCTTCGCCTCTTCGCGCAGCCACGACGCCTTCAGCATCCTCGCCTGGGAGCCGGAGGAAGCGAAAAGAGCGCCTCGCAAGAAGGTAAGGAAGGACCACAGACGGgatgttttttttttcccctcctctgtGACTCTCTCTCCGGGGGATGCTCAGCGGGACCTTTGCAATGCCTCCCCTGCTGAATCGACTGCTGGGATAGGCAAGGCTGGGAGGAAACGCTAGACGAGGCGTGGGCAACCGGGAGAAGCAGGCAGCAGCGCTCGCTTCTCGCTCTCCAGCTCCGACGGCTGCCAAAGCACTTTGAATGGGCAGCCTTTTGGCAGGCTCGCCTTGGACCGAGCTGGGGGCTGACGTCACGCGCGGGGATGGTGTTGCTGGGGCAGCCGGGGAAACACGGGGCGGAgactctttttttttgtttgtttggttaaaaatatattaataataaaaataaaggctagatccccccctccctccccactcctgtcGCTCCTCTTCCAGACTGGCAAAAACGACTGAGCTCTTCCAAGGTTCCAGGGTCTCCTTCACTCCAGTGGACCATCATACGCGCGCACTCACCCTCCTCCgggaagggaggagaaaggcAATGAAAGCGAATTATGGACTCTGAGCGTGACGGGGGAAGAACCCCACCACCCGCCCCAACTCCACTTCTGTGCTGTTGGCAGAATTCGATCGCGGCTCTT contains these protein-coding regions:
- the SLITRK2 gene encoding SLIT and NTRK-like protein 2, producing the protein MLKGAWLLSVFTVAGIWPTESRKPAKDICSKSRCPCEEKENVLNINCENKGFTTVSLLVPPPSKICQLFLNGNAFTRLYPNEFVNYSNAVTLHLGNNDMQEIRAGAFVGLRTLKRLHLNNNKLETLQEDTFLGLESLEYLQADYNYISAIEAGAFSKLNKLKVLILNDNLLLSLPSNVFRFVLLTHLDLRGNRLKMMPFAGVLEHIGGIMEIQLEENPWNCTCDLLPLKAWLDTITVFVGEIVCETPFRLHGKDVTQLTRQDLCPRKSAGDSNQKEKHSSHSDTHAQRFPPTTNSAVGATRAPKSSRPPKTRNRPTPRVTVSKDRQIFGPIMVYQTKSPVPLTCPNGCVCTSQSSDSGLNVNCQEKKIGNISDLHPRPSSPKKLYLTSNYLQTVYKTDLLEYSSLDLLHLGNNRIAVIQEGAFSNLTSLRRLYLNGNYLEILYPSMFEGLYSLQYLYLEYNVIKDILPRTFDALGNLHLLFLNNNLLRSLPDNVFGGTTLTRLNLRNNHFSYLPVRGVLDQLSALIQIDLQENPWDCTCDIMGLRNWIERVTEQNNQQLGTPVVINEVICDSPTKHAGAHLKTLSKEAICPENPNLLDSSFLLPNLNTDIPQAFSIFPSSYPEIRTEVPLSVLILGLLVVFILSVCFGAGLFVFVLKRRKSMPSVPSSANNLDVSSFQLQYGCYNSEAHDKAEGHVYNYIPPPVGQMCQNPIYMQKEGDPVAYYRNLHEYSYSNLEPKKEDSASLAFTITAAEMLEKQGFSREPELLYQNIVERVKELPSGSLVHYNFCTLPKRQFTPSYESRRQNQDRINKTVLYGTPRKYFSEQSKPELPLLQEKLQTEPDYLEVLEKQTAISQL